Below is a window of Bacteroides sp. DNA.
GCGGAAACGTCAGCCATGTAATGGCTGGTGAGGATCACAGTTACCTGGTGCTGCTGGTTGTACTGCTTGAGGAAAATCCGCAAGCGCCTTTGCATGGCGACATCCAACCCAAGTGTGGGTTCATCTAAAAAGAGCACATCCGGGTGGTAGAGCAGACCTGCAACCAGCTCGCACTTCATGCGCTCACCCAATGAAAGGTTTCGCACAGGCTTCTTCAGCAAAGCTTCCATATCCAGCAAGCTGATCAACTCATCCAGGGTATGCTGGTATTGGTCTTGGGGTACTTTGTAGATTTTGGAAAGGACTCTGAAACTGTCCAGCGGCGGGATGTCCCAATTCATTGCACTGCGGTTGCCCATCACCATGCTGATTCGTTGAAGATATTCGGGTTTCCGGTCCCATGGTGTAAAGTCGGCAACTTTGGCTTCGCCATGTGTTGGGTATAGCAATCCGGATAACATTTTGAGGGTGGTTGTTTTGCCGGCGCCGTTGGGGCCGATCAGCCCAACCATCTCTCCAGGTTGAATTGTGAAGTTGATATCGGTTACAGCTTCGACATCCTGGAATTTGGGTTTGAACAGGCCACGAATGGATGCGCTCAGTCCGGGTGCGCGCTCGGGGACGCGGTAGACCTTGGTCAGGTTTTTTACAGTAATGATGGGTTCTGCCATTGATGATCCTTTTGTTGGTGTGAAAAAATCAAACTATAGTATACAGGATAATTTAGGGATTGGTGAATGGTGAGTGGTGAATGCTTTCGCAAAAGCTTGCCTATTCTCTAGAAAATTTAATGAGTATGGTTTTTTGGAGTAAGGGACTTTAGCCTGAGAAGAACTAAAATATTATAAATTTTTTATGTCTATTAACCTAATTAATCACGGATTTTTAAGCATAATGAAGATACCTT
It encodes the following:
- a CDS encoding ATP-binding cassette domain-containing protein, which translates into the protein MAEPIITVKNLTKVYRVPERAPGLSASIRGLFKPKFQDVEAVTDINFTIQPGEMVGLIGPNGAGKTTTLKMLSGLLYPTHGEAKVADFTPWDRKPEYLQRISMVMGNRSAMNWDIPPLDSFRVLSKIYKVPQDQYQHTLDELISLLDMEALLKKPVRNLSLGERMKCELVAGLLYHPDVLFLDEPTLGLDVAMQRRLRIFLKQYNQQHQVTVILTSHYMADVSALCERVMLIHHGGLIFDGALQELADKLAPFKLVKLQFTTPPSNLEGFLTQFSTVEYLPSENGHHILRVSRSDVPKVTAEILSNLPVADLSVEDPPIEAVIDQIYEEGKV